The Chryseobacterium phocaeense genome includes the window AAAGAGAGATCATAGCTGTTATTTTTAGAGGCAAGTTCAGACATTTCCGTAAAAAAGGAGTAATGTGTAAATCCGTAAATTTTTTCCATCTGTGTTGCATATATATCAAATATAAGAAAAATACGTATCCGTTGAAGATTAAATAAAAATTGTTATTTTTAGGCAAATTATTATCATATGAAAAAAATACTTATCCCGTTGTTAGGGTTGGCAGTGGTGGTCAGCTGCGGGACGACAAAGACTTCAGAAGCAGCTTCTGCCCGGGCTTCATCAATGCCAAAAACTGATAAAGCATTTCATTCTGCCTATAAGACCATTAAGGCTGATGAGCTAAAGAAGAACTTGTATGTCATTGCTTCTGATGAAATGGGGGGAAGAGATACGGGAAGTCCCGGACAGAAAAAAGCGGGTGAGTATATGATTAATTATTATAAAAGCCTTGGAATCAATCCTCCGAAGTCATTAGGGTCCTATTATCAGAAGGTCCCTGCCGAATTTATGAATAAAAGAGGCGGAGGAAAGCTTCCTGATTCCGAAAATATCCTTGCTTTTATAGAAGGAAGCGAAAAACCGGAAGAGATAGTGGTAATCTCTGCGCATTACGACCATGTGGGTACCAAAAACGGAGTGGTTTATAATGGAGCTGATGATGACGGAAGCGGAACAGTAGCCGTAATGCAGATCGCTAAAGCTTTTCAGGAAGCTAAAAAGGCTGGGAATGGGCCAAAAAGATCCATTCTTTTCCTTCACGTTACAGGGGAAGAGCATGGTTTATTCGGATCAGATTATTACACCAGCAACCCGGTATTTCCATTAGCGAATACAGTGGTAGACCTTAACATTGATATGATAGGTAGGGATGATGTAGAAAACAGAGGAAAACAGTATGTTTACGTCATTGGTTCCGAAATGCTGAGCTCCCAGCTTAAGGTAATTAACGAAGAGGCTAATAAGAAAACCAATAATTTAGAATTAAATTATAAATATGATGATCCGGCTGATCCGGAACAGCTGTATTACCGTTCAGACCATTATAATTTTGCTAAAAACAATGTTCCGGTAGCATTTTTCTTTGATGGAATTCATGAAGATTATCACAGACCCGGTGACGATCCTGAAAAAATAGATTATCCATTGGTTGAAAAAAGAACACAGCTTGTGTTTGCTACAGCCTGGGAAATTGCTAACAGGGCAGACAGGATTGTGGTAGATAAAAAATAGTATTGTGTGGAGTATCACAGGGACGTAATTTTTCAGTTAAAAAGTTGCGTTTTTGTGAAGATCTGTACTATCAGAATTCAATAGAAACGGGCTTTAGCCCGTTTTTTGGATGAAAACAGAGCATTTGGCTTTAGCCAAAAAATACCTATTGTAAAGAATTGAATAATAAAATGAATACGATAATCCGTGAAGCCAGAGTGGAAGATATCCCACAAATCCAGGCTGTCCGGAACTCCGTGAAGGAAAATACACTCTCAGATCCCGGTTTGGTAACTGATGCAGACTGTGAGGAGTTCTTATATAGAAGAGGAAAGGGCTGGGTCGCAGAAATTGAATCCAGGATTGTCGGGTTTTCAATTGCCGATCTGGAGGAAAATAATATCTGGGCACTTTTTTTACATCTTGATTTTGAGAATCTTGGAATTGGCTGAAAGCTTCACGACCTCATGCTGGATTGGTATTTTGACCAGACACAGGAAGATGTCTGGCTTGGAACGACACCAAAAAAACGAGAGCTGAACGCTTCTACAGAAAAGCCGGCTGGATGGAAACAGGCAGGCATGGAAAGGGAGAAATTAAATTTGAAATGACTTATCATAACTGGAAAAACAGAATATCATGAAACAAAGTGTTAAATCTATCAGACCATTTATTGGGGCCGCAAATTTTGAAATAAGCCGTAATTTTTACAGGGATTTAGGATTTGAAGAAGTAGTTCTTGAACCTAAATTATCCCTCTTTAAAATGCAGGAAACAGGTTTTTATCTTCAGGATTACTATGCAAGGGATTGGGTAGATAATACGATGATCTTTATGGAGGTTGACAATACGGATGAGTTCTGGAAAGAGCTTCAAACTTTAAATCTTACCGAAAAATATGAAGGCGTAAGGCTGACTCCGGTAAGAACAATGGAGTGGGGAAAGGAGTGTTTTGTACATGATCCGTCGGGAATCCTGTGGCATTTCGGTGAGTTTTTTAATTCTAAGAGGAATATATGATCTACGCTTTTGATACGTACTACTATGAGGACTATGCCAATACGGTATGCGTTGCTTTTCAGGACTGGAAATCAGAACAGGAATCTGAGATTTTTACTGAAAAAACAGAGGTCTCTTCAGAGTATGAGAGTGGTGCTTTTTATAAAAGAGAATTGCCCTGCATTATAAGCCTCCTGAGGAAAATCGAATT containing:
- a CDS encoding GNAT family N-acetyltransferase; protein product: MNTIIREARVEDIPQIQAVRNSVKENTLSDPGLVTDADCEEFLYRRGKGWVAEIESRIVGFSIADLEENNIWALFLHLDFENLGIG
- a CDS encoding M28 family metallopeptidase, yielding MKKILIPLLGLAVVVSCGTTKTSEAASARASSMPKTDKAFHSAYKTIKADELKKNLYVIASDEMGGRDTGSPGQKKAGEYMINYYKSLGINPPKSLGSYYQKVPAEFMNKRGGGKLPDSENILAFIEGSEKPEEIVVISAHYDHVGTKNGVVYNGADDDGSGTVAVMQIAKAFQEAKKAGNGPKRSILFLHVTGEEHGLFGSDYYTSNPVFPLANTVVDLNIDMIGRDDVENRGKQYVYVIGSEMLSSQLKVINEEANKKTNNLELNYKYDDPADPEQLYYRSDHYNFAKNNVPVAFFFDGIHEDYHRPGDDPEKIDYPLVEKRTQLVFATAWEIANRADRIVVDKK
- a CDS encoding VOC family protein → MKQSVKSIRPFIGAANFEISRNFYRDLGFEEVVLEPKLSLFKMQETGFYLQDYYARDWVDNTMIFMEVDNTDEFWKELQTLNLTEKYEGVRLTPVRTMEWGKECFVHDPSGILWHFGEFFNSKRNI